The DNA region TGGAAGCTCACCGACCCGTGGGCCCTGCGCCACCTCGAGAAGTGCGAGGAGCTCGGCGTCACCAACATCCACGTCCACAAGGGCCCGACCATCTGGCCCCTCAACCGGGACTCCTTCGACCTGGCCGATGTCGACGACGCCGCCAGCACCTTCCCGGGCCTGAACTTCATCGTCGAGCACGTCGGGCTGCCCCGGCTGGAGGACATGTGCTGGATCGGCACCCAGGAGCCGAACGTGTACGGCGGCCTGGCAGTGGCGATGCCGTTCATCCACACCCGGCCCGCCTACTTCGGCCAGGTCGTGGGCGAGCTGCTGTACTGGCTCGGCGAGGACCGCCTGCTGTTCGCCAGCGACTACGCCCTCTGGCACCCCAAGTGGCTGGTCGAGAAGTTCGTCGACTACCAGTACCCGATGGAGAACGAGTACCCAGAGATCACCACCAACGTGAAGAAGAAGATCCTCGGGCTGAACGCGGCCAAGCTGTACGACCTCAAGGTCCCGGAGGGCGTCAGCGCCGGCGACGAGGGCACCGGCCAGGACGTCACCGAGAAGCCGGCGGTCCCGGTCGAGGCCAGCGTGGGCGGGCACAGCGAGTGACCGAGGCACGGACCGGGGGGCTGGTGGACAGCCCCCCGGTCGACAGCTCCGCGGTGCTGGAGGCGCTCGGCACGGTGCGTGACCCCGAGCTGGACGAGCCCCTTCC from Actinomycetota bacterium includes:
- a CDS encoding amidohydrolase family protein, producing MYEKDGEKYFVVDGHMHFWDASEENTKNKYGEGFIRCFYDYHKNLSPEDYVWPLEKYRKYDEPTLMKDLFEDGYVDVAIFQPTYLTDFYHQGFNTTAQDAVLKEKYPDKFVLNTSFEPRLGEAGLAMFEEKVRKYGSKGVKLYTAEWHDASKGWKLTDPWALRHLEKCEELGVTNIHVHKGPTIWPLNRDSFDLADVDDAASTFPGLNFIVEHVGLPRLEDMCWIGTQEPNVYGGLAVAMPFIHTRPAYFGQVVGELLYWLGEDRLLFASDYALWHPKWLVEKFVDYQYPMENEYPEITTNVKKKILGLNAAKLYDLKVPEGVSAGDEGTGQDVTEKPAVPVEASVGGHSE